From the Pseudomonas lalucatii genome, the window GCCGCCGGTGATCAGCACCACCTTGCGATCGAATACCTTGTTGGCGAACACCTTGCGGTACATACCCTGCCCCCCGGCTTTGCTTGTTCGGCTGACTCCTGGCGCCCACTACAACCGCTTATGGCTGCCATCGCAACAGGGCGGCGTGGCGGTGCGCTTGCAGCCGCAGAAATACAGGGTCTCGCTGGTCACGGCGCGGTACTTCAGCGGGGTCAGGCCGGTGCCCTTGTGGCTGCCGTCGCAGAACGGCTGGCTCGCGCTGCGCCCGCAGCGGCACCAGAAATAGTCCTTGCCCGCCGTCACCTCGACCGCATAGGGGCCGCGTTGGGCTATCAGTGCTTCGCTCATGCCTGCTTCCTCGTGGGGGCCCGGCCGCACGGCGCCGCCCAACTCCGGTATGCTCGCGTTCCTCCAGCATAGTTCAAGGCCCCGCGGCCACGCCTGCCCATGACCCTGCCACGCCCCCTGCGCCTCGCCCTGCTCGGCCTGGCAGCCACCCTCGCCCTGTTGCTCGTCCTGCTCTACGGCCTGGCCTGGCGCCCGGCCGAGCGCGCACCGGCCACGTTCGACTGCGAGGCCGGAGCAGCGCTGCTGCAGCCGGGCCAGGCCTTGACGGTACTGACCTGGAACCTCGACGCCGAACGCCCCCCGAGCCAGGACGAGATGGTGCGCGTGCTGCGCGACGAACAGGCCGACATCGTCCTGCTGCAGGCCCTGCAGGACGGCGCCGGCGCCCAGCAGGAGCGGCTGGCCTTGCTGCGCGAGCGCCTCGGCGCGCTCTACCCCTGCGCCAGCCAGGCCTTCGTCTGGAAGACCGCCGTGCAACTGCAGCCGGCGAGTCTCGCCGGCGTCGCCCTGAAGCTGGCGACCCTCAGCCGCTACCGCATCGCCTCGGCCGAGCGCGTACAGCTGCCGCGCCGGCCGGGCAATCCGTTGCTGCAGCCGTTCGCCCCGCAGCCCGCGCTGCTGGTCAGCCAGCTGCCCCTGCGCGGCGGTGGCCGGCTGGCGGCCATCAACAGCCAGCTGGATGCCGCCGTCCCGGGGGACGATACCCTGCGTCGCCAGCTCGATGCGACCCTGGGCCTGCTCGAGCCGCTGCAGGCCGCCGGTGCGCCCTGGCTGCTCGGCGGCGACCTCGACCGCCGCCCGCCCGCCCAGGCGCGGCGCCGGGATGCGGCCGCCGGCCGCGAACTGAACCGGCTCGCCGCGCGTTACCCGATGATTGCCCGTCCCGAGTCGGCCGCTGGCGGCCTCGGCTTTCTGCTGCACAGCCCGCACCTCACCCCCCTGGACACCCAGATGAGCCCGGCGCAGGCGCACCGCCCGCGGCTCGTGCGCCTGCTGCTGCCGGCCCTCGACTAGGCGCCGGAGCGGCCCGCCAGAAGGGCCACGGTGGCCTACTTGCGCGGCTTGGCCCGCGCCGTGGGCTCGGCCACCAGCGGATCGTCCGGCCAGTAGTGCTTGGGGTAGCGGCCCTTGAGGTCCTTCTTCACCTCGGCATAGGTGCTGGCCCAGAAGCTGGCCAGGTCCTGGGTCACCTGCACCGGCCGGCGCGCCGGCGACAGCAGGTGCAGCTTGACCGGCTGCCGGCCGCCGGCCAGGCGCGGCGTCTCGGCCAGGCCGAACAGCTCCTGCAGGCGCACCGCCAGTACCGGGGGATGCTCGCCGTAGTCGATGTTGATGCGCGAGCCGGACGGCACCTGCAGGGCACGCGGGGCCAGCTCGTCGAGCCGTTGCGGCAGCGGCCAGGGCAGCAGGTTGCGCAGCAGGCCGGACAGGTCCAGGCTGGCGAAGTGACTGAGGCGGCTGACCCTGCCCAGGTAGGGCAGCAGCCAGTCCTCCAGGCTGGCCAGCAGCGCCGCGTCGGACAGGTCCGGCCAGTCGCTGTGGCCCCGCTCGGCCAGGTCGAGGTCGCGTAGCAGCCGCACCCGCGCCTGCCACTGGCGCAGCTCCGCGGTCCAGGGCAGCAACTCCAGGCCCTTGCGCCGCACCAGGCCGAGCAGGGCGCGGCTGCGCTGGGCCTCGTCCAGCTCGCTCAGGGGCTCGCGCTCGAGCACCAGTTCGCCGACCCGACGCTGGCGCTCGGCGCGCAGCACGCCCTCGCGCTCGTCCCAGTCGAGCAGCTCAAGCTCACTGACCTGCTCGGCCAGGACGCTTGCGAACAGCGCCGGGTCCAGGTCGGTCGCCAGGTAGATACGCTCCTCGCGCTGGCCCTGGCGGCTGCCGAGGTCGGCCAGCACCAGCCACTCATGCTTCATCAGTGCATCCGGCTCGGCGAACTGCGCGGCGCGGCCGTTGGCCAGGCGGTACTCGCCACCGCCGTCGCGGCGCTGGCGGGCGACACGGTCGGGATAGGCGAAGGCCAGCAGGGCGCCGAGCCAGCGCGGGTGCTCCGGGTCGGCCACCGCTTCGCTCGGCTGGCCACGCAGATAATTGCGGAACTGCCGCGCCAGCTGCCGCACGCGCTGCACCCCGCCTTGCGCACCGCGCGCGGCCTTGTGCTCGCCACTGAGCAGGGCCAGGCGGCCGTGCAGGTCGGCGCCGGCGCCGCGCAGGATGTCCCGCTCGCCCAGCAGGGCGGCGACATCGCAGGCCAACGAACCCAGGCCCAGGGCCTGGCCGCGCAGCAGCAGGTGGGCGAGGCGCGGATGGCTCGGCAGCTCGGCCATGGCCTGGCCGTGGGCGGTCAGGGCGCCGCGCTCGTCCAGGGCGCCAAGGCGTGCCAGCAGATCCCGGGCCTGGGCGTAGGCCGCCGCCGGC encodes:
- a CDS encoding CDGSH iron-sulfur domain-containing protein, with translation MSEALIAQRGPYAVEVTAGKDYFWCRCGRSASQPFCDGSHKGTGLTPLKYRAVTSETLYFCGCKRTATPPCCDGSHKRL
- a CDS encoding endonuclease/exonuclease/phosphatase family protein; amino-acid sequence: MTLPRPLRLALLGLAATLALLLVLLYGLAWRPAERAPATFDCEAGAALLQPGQALTVLTWNLDAERPPSQDEMVRVLRDEQADIVLLQALQDGAGAQQERLALLRERLGALYPCASQAFVWKTAVQLQPASLAGVALKLATLSRYRIASAERVQLPRRPGNPLLQPFAPQPALLVSQLPLRGGGRLAAINSQLDAAVPGDDTLRRQLDATLGLLEPLQAAGAPWLLGGDLDRRPPAQARRRDAAAGRELNRLAARYPMIARPESAAGGLGFLLHSPHLTPLDTQMSPAQAHRPRLVRLLLPALD
- the hrpB gene encoding ATP-dependent helicase HrpB, which translates into the protein MTALPIDALLDDLRQALAGRHEAVLEAPPGAGKTTRVPLALLDEPWLAGQRILMLEPRRLAARAAAERLASELGERVGETVGYRIRLDSKVGPKTRIEVVTEGILTRRLQDDPALEGVGLVIFDEFHERSLDADLALALCLNGRTMLRDADSGEPALKLLLMSATLEGERLAALLGEAPVLRSEGRMFPVDIRWGAPWQAGEWPEPRVVQTVLQALADEPGSLLVFLPGQAEIRRVHQQLAEALAGRDDIRLCPLHGELELGAQRAAIEPAPAGTRKVVLATNIAETSLTIDGVRVVVDAGLARVPRFDPGSGMTRLDTQRISRASATQRAGRAGRLQPGVCYRLWSEAQHEQLASYSAAEILQADLAGLALQLARWGVAPDELAWLDRPPAAAYAQARDLLARLGALDERGALTAHGQAMAELPSHPRLAHLLLRGQALGLGSLACDVAALLGERDILRGAGADLHGRLALLSGEHKAARGAQGGVQRVRQLARQFRNYLRGQPSEAVADPEHPRWLGALLAFAYPDRVARQRRDGGGEYRLANGRAAQFAEPDALMKHEWLVLADLGSRQGQREERIYLATDLDPALFASVLAEQVSELELLDWDEREGVLRAERQRRVGELVLEREPLSELDEAQRSRALLGLVRRKGLELLPWTAELRQWQARVRLLRDLDLAERGHSDWPDLSDAALLASLEDWLLPYLGRVSRLSHFASLDLSGLLRNLLPWPLPQRLDELAPRALQVPSGSRINIDYGEHPPVLAVRLQELFGLAETPRLAGGRQPVKLHLLSPARRPVQVTQDLASFWASTYAEVKKDLKGRYPKHYWPDDPLVAEPTARAKPRK